A DNA window from Ornithodoros turicata isolate Travis chromosome 10, ASM3712646v1, whole genome shotgun sequence contains the following coding sequences:
- the LOC135370557 gene encoding uncharacterized protein LOC135370557 — protein MRPEERHCAILVDEMQLTPGLDFDPTEKAIIGQATAPLSRHTAKDPCLASHGLVVMLAGLSSRWKQVMAYHFSGDSVDGSFLKDFIFEVIKKCEAVGAQVDAVISDMGPSNKALWKLCGIGATRASGASVSCSHPYNVERRLYFLADPPHILKNHRGHLVRGQCIRLPPDVVKAQNLPCDQVSVRHIRKVAEIDADHELKLAPHLKLRYLDPSHYEKMNVSSAVAVLNHAVAAAIRVLVDKWFCLMSSRSVSTGLSHFKENKHQDAVDFLDGFARLMSTAGIMVSSVSAVQLQEFFLKKQKFNIFAPSRKGSYQISDRSDLLEFVELTRGLSQEDSHGTQGDATSAEAELLDATWDESIVTRQH, from the exons atGCGCCCAGAGGAACGACACTGCGCCATCCTGGTTGACGAAATGCAGTTGACACCCGGCTTAGATTTCGACCCCACGGAGAAGGCCATAATAGGACAGGCAACTGCACCACTCTCGAGACACACTGCTAAAGACCCGTGCTTGGCGTCACACGGACTCGTCGTCATGCTGGCTGGCCTGTCATCCAGGTGGAAACAAGTGATGGCGTACCACTTTTCAG GAGACTCTGTTGATGGATCCTTCCTGAAGGATTTCATCTTCGAAGTCATCAAGAAGTGTGAGGCTGTTGGAGCTCAGGTTGATGCTGTCATCTCCGACATGGGTCCCAGCAACAAAGCCCTATGGAAACTTTGTGGGATCGGGGCTACTAGGGCTTCTGGAGCAAGTGTTTCTTGCAGCCACCCATACAACGTGGAGCGGAGGTTGTACTTCCTTGCTGATCCTCCACACATTCTCAAGAATCACCGTGGCCATCTTGTGAGAGGTCAATGCATTCGTCTCCCCCCGGATGTTGTCAAGGCACAGAATCTCCCATGTGATCAG GTGTCAGTGCGCCACATCAGGAAAGTCGCAGAAATTGATGCTGACCATGAGTTGAAACTTGCGCCCCACCTTAAGCTGAGATATCTAGATCCGAGCCACTATGAAAAGATgaatgtgtcgtctgctgtggcAGTTCTCAACCATGCTGTCGCTGCTGCCATCAGGGttctg GTGGACAAGTGGTTCTGCCTCATGTCATCGAGGTCAGTTTCGACAGGTCTGAGCCACTTCAAGGAGAACAAGCACCAAGATGCTGTGGACTTCCTTGACGGATTTGCACGCTTAATGTCGACG GCGGGCATCATGGTCTCATCTGTGAGTGCAGTGCAGCTGCAGGAGTTTTTCTTGAAGAAGCAGAAGTTCAA TATTTTTGCCCCAAGCCGTAAAGGAAGCTACCAGATCAGTGACCGCTCCGACCTGTTGGAATTTGTGGAGCTGACAAGAGGGCTTTCGCAAGAGGACAGCCACGGCACACAAGGCGATGCTACAAGTGCGGAGGCTGAGCTGCTGGATGCTACATGGGATGAGAGCATAGTCACTCGACAGCACTGA
- the LOC135370558 gene encoding uncharacterized protein LOC135370558 yields MVIDPSLSNPGHVVIGEPAEMQDVTVCRSETPLENGTVEFEPYVAQECILVNLVNPPVPLFAHPQFENELLGDADISSFSAVHFEQHEPDGSLEMPSSSVLVDSEEMLPGCSNASDIPPSQERLYCGGKPCEHEFLIADLKRRLNVSQKRVRQLEQKLGALEKDPRTCLAPDQLRSMENSDARANRWDDATILKALKTRLACGRGGYEFVKDRLFATTVRKNLAKKDRKCEIWTRYSRGAAASTQSKAGANAQ; encoded by the exons ATGGTGATAGATCCGTCATTGTCAAATCCTG GTCATGTGGTAATCGGTGAGCCCGCTGAAATGCAGGATGTCACAGTCTGTAGAAGTG AAACTCCACTGGAAAATGGAACTGTTGAATTTGAACCTTATGTTGCACAGGAGTGCATTTTGGTCAACCTGGTCAACCCACCAGTGCCGCTTTTTG CACATCCACAGTTCGAAAATGAACTTCTGGGGGATGCTGACATTTCATCATTCTCAGCAGTTCATT ttgaacAGCATGAACCTGACGGTTCCCTGGAAATGCCGTCCAGCTCTGTGCTTGTTGACAGCG AAGAAATGCTACCAGGTTGCAGCAACGCAAGTGATATTCCACCGTCTCAGGAGCGCCTGTACTGTGGTGGCAAACCTTGTGAGCACGAGTTCCTGATTGCTGATCTAAAACGCCGACTGAATGTTTCACAGAAAAGAGTCAGGCAATTGGAGCAGAAGCTAGGGGCTCTTGAAA AAGACCCACGAACGTGCCTGGCACCTGACCAGCTCCGAAGTATGGAGAACAGTGATGCACGTGCTAATAG GTGGGATGATGCAACCATCCTCAAAGCATTGAAGACACGACTGGCGTGCGGCAGGGGGGGCTATGAATTTGTGAAGGATAGACTTTTTGCCACTACCGTCAGAAAGAACCTTGCAAAGAAAGATCGAAAATGTGAAATTTGGACCAG GTATTCTCGAGGAGCTGCTGCCAGCACTCAGAGTAAAGCTGGAGCAAAtgcgcagtga